The following are encoded together in the Glycine max cultivar Williams 82 chromosome 8, Glycine_max_v4.0, whole genome shotgun sequence genome:
- the LOC100306679 gene encoding Probable plastid-lipid-associated protein 4, chloroplastic-like, with the protein MALSSPSLFSAVNATYSVPHFHALPLSLSSSYFPINVRPSTHHVLVSDHNHKWRTKVSFFTSFLKQKGKDAKIIKEELLEAIAPLDRGADATPQDQQTVDQIARELEAVTPIKEPLKSNLLDGKWELIYTTSQSILQTKRPKLLRSVANYQAINVDTLRAQNMESWPFFNQVTADLTPLNPRKVAVKFDTFKIGGIIPIKAPGRARGELEITYLDEELRLSRGDKGNLFILKMVDPSYRVPI; encoded by the exons ATGGCCTTATCCTCTCCCTCCCTCTTTTCAGCTGTAAACGCCACATATTCAGTACCCCATTTCCATGCACTGCCACtttcactttcttcttcttactttCCAATTAATGTTAGACCCTCCACCCATCATGTCCTTGTCTCTGATCATAATCACAAATGGAGaacaaaagtttcatttttcaCTTCCTTCTTGAAGCAGAAAGGTAAAGATGCCAAGATCATCAAGGAAGAACTCCTTGAGGCCATTGCACCACTTGATCGAGGGGCTGATGCCACTCCCCAAGACCAGCAAACAGTTGATCAG atTGCGCGCGAACTTGAGGCAGTTACTCCAATAAAGGAGCCCCTCAAATCTAACCTACTCGATGGAAAATGGGAGCTTATATACACTACCTCGCAGTCAATCTTACAAACCAAG AGACCAAAGTTGTTGAGATCAGTTGCAAATTATCAAGCAATCAATGTCGATACTCTAAGGGCCCAAAATATGGAATCTTGGCCATTCTTCAACCAG GTGACAGCAGATTTAACACCTTTAAATCCAAGGAAAGTAGCTGTAAAATTTGATACTTTCAAAATTGGAGGCATT ATACCTATTAAAGCACCTGGAAGAGCTCGTGGGGAACTGGAAATAACATATTTGGACGAAGAACTGCG GTTATCAAGAGGTGATAAAGGAAACTTGTTCATCTTGAAAATGGTGGATCCGTCTTACAGGGTTCCTATATGA
- the LOC100806911 gene encoding F-box protein At1g10780, whose product MEPLPDAILQYILSHINNARDVAACNCVSKRWKDSMAYIRMLYFPRNSFDNPSLGESTDDIVKRMVSAVVRLEELVVYSPFSTSGLASWLSLVGMSLSQLELRMDYLAESQDSHESPSKLDCIGAARNLESLKLWGVLMMHSPKWDVFQNLRTLEIIGARLEEPVLTVVLQSCPYLRRLLLLGCEGVASISIDLPYLEQCKLDFYGPGNCSLTLSSPKIESLEVQGCSWIRVPETQHLRNLSISNSAGRVYMVDFGKLPALVFLSMRGIQWCWNAICKMLKLASEVKHIYMKVEFTGDYEALQSFPEIDFVDFFNNHPKLRKFDIHGAMFAALCQRNSLKHVDPGFLIPCLEEVVITVRSPLNAEQKMSTLESLLKYGKKLRTMVIKILQMKSSHSSADDFFDEICRLRYMNHGIVRIE is encoded by the exons ATGGAACCTCTCCCTGATGCCATTCTTCAATACATCTTGTCCCATATCAATAATGCCCGCGATGTGGCGGCTTGCAATTGTGTTTCTAAGCGATGGAAGGACTCAATGGCTTACATCAGAATGCTCTACTTCCCTCGCAACTCATTTGATAACCCTTCTCTTGGTGAAAGTACGGACGACATTGTGAAAAGAATGGTATCAGCAGTTGTGCGATTGGAAGAACTAGTTGTATACAGCCCCTTCTCCACATCCGGCCTTGCTTCATGGCTATCACTTGTTGGTATGTCTCTTTCTCAGCTCGAGCTTCGAATGGACTACCTTGCTGAAAGTCAAGACTCCCATGAAAGCCCTTCAAAATTGGATTGCATTGGTGCAGCAAGGAATTTGGAATCTCTAAAACTCTGGGGTGTCTTAATGATGCATTCCCCAAAATGGGATGTCTTCCAAAATCTTAGAACCCTTGAAATAATTGGTGCAAGATTGGAAGAACCTGTATTGACTGTGGTGCTTCAGTCATGTCCATATCTGAGAAGGTTGCTACTGCTTGGATGTGAAGGGGTAGCATCGATCTCAATTGACCTTCCCTATTTAGAGCAGTGTAAGCTGGATTTTTATGGTCCAGGGAACTGTTCACTTACGCTATCCTCCCCAAAAATTGAATCCCTTGAGGTACAAGGCTGTAGTTGGATTAGGGTTCCTGAAACCCAGCATTTGAGGAATCTTTCAATATCCAATAGTGCAg GGAGAGTGTATATGGTTGATTTTGGAAAACTTCCAGCTCTGGTGTTCCTGTCTATGAGGGGGATCCAGTGGTGCTGGAATGCAATATGCAAAATGCTGAAATTGGCCAGTGAGGTGAAGCATATTTATATGAAGGTGGAATTCACTGGGGACTATGAGGCTCTTCAATCCTTTCCAGAGAtcgattttgttgattttttcaaCAACCATCCCAAGCTGCGCAAGTTTGACATCCATGGAGCCATGTTTGCAGCACTTTGCCAGAGGAACAGCCTGAAACAT GTGGATCCGGGATTTTTAATTCCATGTTTGGAGGAGGTTGTGATCACAGTGAGGTCACCACTAAATGCTGAACAAAAAATGAGTACTCTTGAATCCTTGTTGAAGTATGGCAAAAAGCTAAGGACTATGGTAATCAAGATTCTTCAGATGAAGAGCTCTCATAGCAGCGCTGATGATTTTTTTGATGAGATTTGCCGATTGAGATACATGAACCATGGAATAGTTCGAATAGAATAA